In the genome of Candidatus Cloacimonadota bacterium, one region contains:
- a CDS encoding 4Fe-4S binding protein → MKYWEKPFGKEKPKIVSGEIHIIKERCKGCNFCIEYCPRDVLEVSEEFNEKGYHPPKVAKPEMCTFCGLCELICPDFAIFVTELKETPTGDHPLQPGTFGGKEEKIVQAK, encoded by the coding sequence ATGAAATATTGGGAAAAACCGTTTGGTAAAGAAAAGCCAAAAATCGTTTCAGGTGAAATCCATATCATCAAAGAGAGATGCAAAGGCTGTAACTTTTGTATTGAATATTGCCCAAGAGATGTATTAGAAGTCTCAGAAGAATTTAATGAAAAAGGATATCATCCACCAAAAGTTGCAAAACCTGAGATGTGTACCTTTTGTGGGCTTTGCGAACTAATCTGTCCTGACTTTGCGATTTTTGTTACTGAATTAAAAGAAACTCCGACTGGGGACCATCCACTTCAGCCAGGTACTTTTGGTGGAAAGGAGGAAAAAATTGTTCAAGCAAAGTAA
- a CDS encoding methyltransferase domain-containing protein: MKNFQAKMFNRKASKPKSKSDQIIEAIALKPGLNIADIGAGGGYFSLRFAELVGEKGKVYTADTNPEFLEFIKNAAKEKGLNNIIPTLSIEDRLNLPEKSLDFIFMRNVTHHIPNRIKYFTNLKDFLKPGGKIIIIEYKEGKFFTFRGMFGHYVLKKTIIQETKDAGYSLEKEFDFLPEQHFTIYSK; the protein is encoded by the coding sequence ATGAAAAACTTTCAGGCAAAGATGTTTAATAGAAAAGCTTCTAAGCCCAAAAGCAAGTCCGATCAAATTATAGAAGCTATAGCACTAAAACCCGGGCTGAATATTGCTGATATTGGAGCGGGTGGAGGCTACTTTTCTCTAAGATTTGCCGAATTAGTAGGAGAAAAAGGTAAAGTTTACACAGCCGATACAAACCCAGAATTTTTAGAGTTTATTAAGAATGCTGCTAAAGAAAAGGGATTAAATAATATTATACCAACTCTTTCCATAGAAGATAGGTTAAATTTACCTGAAAAAAGTTTAGATTTTATATTTATGCGTAATGTCACCCATCATATACCAAATAGAATAAAGTATTTTACAAATTTAAAAGATTTTCTAAAACCAGGTGGCAAGATAATTATTATAGAATATAAGGAGGGTAAATTTTTCACTTTTCGTGGAATGTTTGGGCATTATGTCCTTAAGAAAACTATTATACAGGAAACGAAAGACGCAGGATATTCATTGGAAAAGGAATTTGATTTTTTACCAGAACAGCACTTTACTATTTATTCAAAGTAA
- the sucC gene encoding ADP-forming succinate--CoA ligase subunit beta, whose product MKIHEYQAKEIFSKYNIPTPTEILCYTPQEIKQAALKSNENVIIKAQVQVGGRGKAGGVKLAKNPDEAEKIGKQILGMEIKGLTVEKVLVSEAIDIESEYYVGITNDRNSKSIVFMVSSAGGIDIEEMAKSTPEKIFKLYVNPFDGGLFDFQARNLAFKIFDDIKIVRQVSKIIQNLYRCYIENDASLAEINPLVLDKKGNVLALDAKINFDDNALYRHPEIKKMREILPDEEKEMEAKSKGLSYIRLNGNIGCMVNGAGLAMATMDLIKLYGGEPANFLDIGGSSNPQKVIDAMNILLSDKNVKAVMINIFGGITRCDDVAKGLVKALNTLKVDIPIVIRLTGTNEEAAHNILKESKLILASSMAEAAQTAINLTKN is encoded by the coding sequence ATGAAAATTCATGAGTATCAGGCAAAAGAAATTTTTTCAAAATACAATATACCTACACCAACTGAAATTCTATGTTATACCCCTCAAGAAATAAAACAAGCAGCCTTAAAATCTAACGAAAATGTAATCATTAAAGCTCAGGTTCAAGTTGGCGGAAGAGGTAAAGCTGGCGGTGTTAAACTTGCAAAAAATCCTGATGAAGCAGAAAAGATTGGCAAACAAATTTTAGGTATGGAAATCAAAGGGTTAACAGTTGAAAAAGTTCTTGTCTCTGAAGCAATAGACATTGAAAGCGAATACTATGTTGGAATTACTAATGACAGAAATTCAAAGAGTATCGTTTTTATGGTAAGTTCCGCAGGAGGAATTGATATAGAAGAAATGGCTAAATCAACACCGGAAAAAATTTTTAAACTTTATGTTAACCCATTTGATGGAGGATTATTTGACTTTCAGGCTCGGAATCTTGCCTTCAAAATATTTGACGATATAAAAATAGTTAGACAAGTCTCAAAAATCATTCAAAATCTATATAGATGTTACATTGAAAATGACGCTTCATTAGCAGAAATCAATCCATTGGTGTTAGACAAAAAAGGCAATGTTCTGGCTCTTGATGCAAAAATCAATTTTGATGATAATGCCCTTTATAGACATCCTGAAATAAAAAAAATGAGAGAAATTCTACCCGATGAAGAAAAAGAGATGGAAGCAAAATCAAAAGGATTAAGCTATATTCGTCTGAATGGTAATATTGGATGTATGGTAAACGGTGCGGGACTGGCAATGGCTACAATGGATTTGATAAAACTTTATGGCGGAGAACCTGCAAATTTCTTAGATATTGGTGGCAGTTCAAATCCACAAAAAGTTATTGATGCTATGAATATTTTGCTCAGCGATAAAAATGTTAAAGCTGTAATGATAAATATTTTTGGGGGAATTACTCGTTGTGACGATGTGGCAAAAGGATTGGTTAAAGCTCTAAATACACTGAAGGTTGATATTCCTATTGTAATTCGGTTAACAGGCACTAATGAAGAAGCTGCTCATAATATCCTTAAAGAAAGCAAATTGATTCTTGCAAGTTCAATGGCAGAAGCAGCACAAACAGCAATCAATCTTACGAAAAATTAA
- a CDS encoding fumarate hydratase: MREIKANQITEIVKKLCMDANFYLPEDVIDTIKQAKEKEESQTGKDVFDMILQNIEISESEKLPLCQDTGFAVFFIELGQEVHIIGGNFVDAINDGVRQGYKEGYLRKSIVDDPVIDRINTKDNTPAVIYTDIVPGDKVKITFAPKGGGSENMSTVKMLKAADGIEGVKDFVVDFVKNAGGNPCPPTIVGIGLGGTFDKVAQIAKKALLRPIGSRNPNPKYSEVEKELLERINKTGVGPMGLGGRVTALDVHIETYPCHIATMPVAINIQCHCCRHKEAII; encoded by the coding sequence ATGCGAGAAATAAAAGCAAATCAAATTACAGAAATTGTGAAAAAACTCTGTATGGATGCTAATTTCTATCTGCCGGAAGATGTAATAGACACAATAAAGCAAGCAAAAGAAAAAGAAGAATCTCAGACTGGAAAAGATGTATTTGATATGATTCTGCAAAATATTGAAATTTCTGAGAGCGAGAAATTACCTCTCTGCCAGGATACCGGTTTTGCTGTTTTTTTCATCGAGTTGGGACAGGAAGTCCACATTATTGGCGGAAATTTTGTAGATGCAATTAATGATGGAGTTCGTCAGGGATATAAGGAAGGCTATCTCAGAAAATCTATCGTTGATGACCCGGTGATTGATAGGATTAACACAAAAGATAATACTCCTGCAGTAATTTATACAGACATTGTTCCTGGAGATAAAGTCAAAATTACATTTGCACCAAAAGGTGGCGGTTCAGAGAATATGAGTACAGTCAAGATGCTGAAAGCTGCTGATGGCATTGAGGGTGTAAAAGACTTTGTTGTAGATTTTGTAAAAAATGCCGGGGGTAATCCTTGTCCACCAACAATCGTGGGTATTGGATTAGGTGGAACATTTGATAAGGTTGCTCAAATTGCTAAAAAAGCTTTACTGCGTCCAATAGGTTCACGGAATCCTAATCCAAAATATTCTGAAGTTGAAAAAGAATTGTTAGAACGGATAAACAAAACTGGTGTCGGACCTATGGGCCTGGGCGGCAGAGTCACTGCTCTTGATGTGCATATAGAAACATATCCCTGTCATATCGCTACAATGCCTGTTGCAATCAACATCCAATGCCATTGCTGTCGGCATAAAGAAGCGATTATTTAA
- the sucD gene encoding succinate--CoA ligase subunit alpha, with product MSILIDEKTKVIVQGITGRDGSFHAKQMKQYGTNVVAGVSPGKGGQEIDGIPVYNSMKQAVDETRANTSIIFVPAKFAVDAIYEAADSDVKLIVTISEGIPIIDMIKITEYLERKNIHLIGPNSPGLISPGKSKVGILPAQIFKKGKVGLISRSGTLTYEIVDHITKSGLGESTCIGIGGDPIIGMNFIDCLKLFEKDPETEAVALIGEIGGNAEELATQYVKEYMTKPVVGFIVGKTAPPGKRMGHAGAIISGGSGTASEKIDALEEAGIPVANQPSEVATLLKSKL from the coding sequence ATGAGCATCTTAATTGACGAAAAAACAAAGGTTATTGTTCAAGGTATAACAGGACGGGACGGAAGCTTTCATGCCAAACAGATGAAACAGTATGGAACAAATGTTGTTGCAGGAGTTTCTCCAGGCAAAGGTGGACAAGAAATTGATGGAATTCCTGTATACAATTCAATGAAACAAGCAGTAGATGAAACCCGCGCAAATACCTCAATAATATTTGTGCCAGCAAAATTTGCAGTGGATGCTATCTATGAAGCTGCAGATTCAGATGTAAAATTGATTGTTACTATTTCTGAAGGCATTCCCATAATTGATATGATAAAAATTACTGAATATTTGGAACGAAAAAATATTCATCTAATCGGTCCAAATAGTCCTGGATTAATTTCCCCAGGAAAATCAAAGGTTGGAATATTACCGGCACAGATTTTCAAAAAAGGGAAAGTAGGTCTAATTTCTCGTAGTGGAACTTTAACCTATGAAATTGTAGACCATATTACAAAATCAGGACTTGGCGAATCTACCTGTATTGGAATCGGTGGTGACCCAATTATTGGTATGAATTTTATTGATTGCTTGAAGCTATTTGAAAAAGACCCGGAAACAGAGGCAGTTGCGTTAATTGGTGAAATTGGGGGTAATGCTGAAGAATTAGCAACTCAATATGTAAAAGAATATATGACCAAACCTGTAGTAGGATTTATTGTAGGTAAAACAGCTCCTCCTGGAAAGAGAATGGGACACGCAGGTGCAATTATTTCTGGTGGCTCTGGAACTGCTTCAGAAAAGATTGATGCATTGGAAGAGGCTGGTATCCCTGTTGCAAATCAGCCATCCGAAGTTGCAACTTTGTTGAAATCAAAATTATGA
- a CDS encoding Fe-S-containing hydro-lyase, producing the protein MPKTVKLTTPLTDEDVSKLNIGDTVLLSGIIYTGRDAAHKRLVDLIEQGKELPIELKGQVMYYVGPAPAPPGKPIGSAGPTTSYRMDSLTTQLLERGLKASIGKGPRGQNVIDSMEKNKAVYLAAVGGAAALIAKSIKKAEIIAYEDLGAEAIRKLEVEDFPCIVANDIYGNDLYKEGVAKYEIRN; encoded by the coding sequence ATGCCAAAAACTGTAAAATTAACAACACCTTTAACCGATGAGGATGTAAGCAAATTAAATATTGGTGATACGGTTTTGCTTTCAGGAATAATATATACAGGCAGAGATGCAGCTCATAAGCGATTGGTGGATTTGATTGAACAGGGTAAGGAATTGCCAATTGAATTGAAGGGACAGGTAATGTATTATGTCGGTCCTGCACCAGCACCGCCAGGTAAACCGATTGGTTCAGCGGGACCTACAACAAGTTATCGTATGGACTCATTAACTACTCAGTTATTAGAAAGAGGACTTAAGGCTTCAATTGGCAAAGGACCAAGAGGACAAAATGTGATTGATTCTATGGAGAAAAATAAAGCTGTATATCTCGCTGCGGTTGGCGGTGCAGCAGCACTCATCGCAAAATCTATCAAAAAAGCAGAAATTATCGCTTATGAAGATTTGGGTGCAGAAGCTATTAGAAAATTAGAAGTTGAAGATTTTCCCTGCATCGTTGCAAATGATATCTATGGAAATGATTTATATAAGGAAGGTGTAGCTAAATATGAAATTAGAAATTAG
- a CDS encoding 2-oxoacid:acceptor oxidoreductase subunit alpha, which produces MFKQSKLYGEFFMQGDIACAEGALSVGCRFFGGYPITPASEIAERMAFRLPLLDGVFIQFEDEIASMSSILGASWAGVKSMTATSGPGVSLMLENIGLGMMMEVPCVVVNVQRGSPSTGLPTSWGQADMMQARWGSHGDYGSISLCPKSPQEFFDLTIVAFNYAEKYRLPVFILSDAIVGHMTEKVVIPPVEEIKLVERKYTKKKPKDYLPYEVVEDLIPEFAKAGDGYRYHTTGLTHDERGYPVMTEECQKICVTRLVEKIKKHADEIIMLEERDIDDADVVVVAYGITARTVVPAIEKAKKKGIKVGLLRLITVWPFPEKRIRKLAQKVKGFVVPEINLGQIVLEVERCAAKYVTTKSITHPGGGIHNFNDIIKAIEEVAYE; this is translated from the coding sequence TTGTTCAAGCAAAGTAAACTATACGGTGAATTTTTTATGCAGGGTGATATCGCTTGTGCAGAAGGAGCACTTTCTGTAGGATGTCGCTTTTTTGGCGGATATCCTATTACCCCAGCTTCTGAAATTGCTGAACGAATGGCATTCCGTTTACCACTCTTAGATGGCGTTTTTATCCAATTTGAAGATGAAATCGCATCAATGTCTTCTATTCTTGGTGCATCCTGGGCAGGTGTAAAATCAATGACTGCTACTTCTGGACCTGGAGTTTCTCTTATGTTAGAAAACATCGGGCTTGGTATGATGATGGAAGTTCCTTGCGTTGTGGTAAATGTTCAACGGGGCTCGCCTTCTACTGGATTGCCTACATCCTGGGGGCAAGCAGATATGATGCAGGCTCGTTGGGGCTCTCATGGTGATTATGGAAGTATCTCACTTTGTCCAAAATCACCACAAGAATTTTTTGATTTGACTATTGTTGCATTCAACTATGCTGAAAAATATCGTCTCCCTGTTTTTATATTGTCAGATGCTATTGTCGGTCATATGACAGAAAAAGTGGTTATTCCTCCCGTTGAAGAAATTAAACTGGTTGAAAGAAAATACACCAAGAAAAAGCCCAAGGATTACCTCCCTTATGAAGTTGTGGAAGATTTAATTCCAGAGTTCGCAAAGGCAGGTGATGGATATCGTTATCATACAACTGGGCTTACGCATGATGAACGAGGTTACCCTGTTATGACAGAAGAATGCCAAAAAATATGTGTTACCCGCCTTGTTGAAAAAATAAAGAAACATGCAGATGAAATTATCATGCTTGAAGAAAGAGATATTGATGACGCTGATGTAGTTGTTGTTGCTTATGGAATCACTGCGCGAACAGTTGTTCCAGCTATTGAAAAAGCAAAGAAGAAAGGTATAAAAGTTGGATTATTACGACTTATAACAGTCTGGCCATTCCCTGAAAAAAGAATAAGGAAATTAGCACAAAAGGTGAAAGGGTTTGTCGTGCCTGAGATAAATTTAGGACAGATTGTTCTGGAAGTTGAGCGTTGTGCTGCAAAATATGTAACTACTAAATCAATAACACATCCTGGTGGAGGGATTCACAATTTCAATGATATAATCAAGGCTATTGAAGAGGTGGCTTATGAATAA